In Aspergillus nidulans FGSC A4 chromosome IV, a single window of DNA contains:
- a CDS encoding protein cpeA (transcript_id=CADANIAT00000040): MGSNECPYSRQNANIGGGGQNNRDWWPDDLKLNILRQHNSVSNPLDKGFDYTAAFNSLDYFGLKRDLEALMTDSQDWWPADFGHYGGLFIRMAWHSAGTYRVFDGRGGGGQGQQRFAPLNSWPDNVSLDKARRLLWPIKQKYGSKISWADLLILAGNVALESMGFKTFGFAGGRSDTWEADQSVFWGGEKEWLGNDVRYLNGELDNPLAASHMGLIYVNPEGPNKNPDPVLAAKDIRITFGRMAMNDEETVALIAGGHTFGKTHGAGPATHLGKEPHGAGIELQGLGWESGFESGTGRHAITSGLEVIWTKTPTKWSNQFFEYLFKYDWELTKSPAGAHQYVAKGVEPFIPDPFDPSIKHPPRMLTTDLSLRYDPEYEKISRRFLENPDQFADAFARAWFKLTHRDVGPRVLYQGPEVPSEVLIWQDPVPPLDHPVIDNDDIATLKKAILNSGISHTDLFSTAWASASTFRGSDKRGGANGARIRLSPQKNWKVNSQPWLSESLAALEKIQKQFNDAQSTDKRVSLADLIVLAGAASLEKAARDAGHNVSVSFTPGRTDATQEQTDVDSFNNLEPIADGFRNYGRGTPRVLTEDFLIDKAQLLNLSPPELTVLIGGLRVLNNNYDRSNLGVFTKRPGQLTNDFFVNLLDMGVQWKPADDTNEIFIGSDRKTGQARWKASRADLVFGSHAELRAISEVYGSSDGEAKFVKDFVAAWEKVSNLDRFDLKQTGLAQRIKPQL; the protein is encoded by the coding sequence ATGGGATCTAACGAATGCCCCTACAGCCGCCAGAACGCCAAcattggcggcggcggccaaaACAACCGGGACTGGTGGCCGGACGATCTCAAACTGAACATCCTTCGTCAGCACAACTCGGTCTCTAATCCCCTGGATAAGGGCTTTGACTATACTGCCGCGTTCAATAGCCTCGACTACTTCGGACTGAAGCGGGATCTGGAGGCACTCATGACAGACTCCCAGGACTGGTGGCCGGCCGACTTTGGTCACTATGGCGGACTCTTTATCCGCATGGCCTGGCACAGTGCTGGAACGTATCGCGTCTTTGACGGTCGCGGCGGTGGCGGACAGGGTCAGCAACGCTTCGCTCCGCTCAACAGCTGGCCGGATAACGTCAGCTTGGACAAGGCTCGTCGTCTCTTATGGCCCATCAAGCAGAAGTACGGAAGCAAGATCTCATGGGCTGACTTGCTGATTCTCGCCGGGAATGTCGCCCTTGAATCAATGGGGTTCAAGACCTTTGGGTTTGCCGGTGGCCGAAGTGATACCTGGGAAGCAGACCAGTCGGTCTTCTGGGGAGGCGAGAAGGAATGGTTGGGTAATGATGTCCGCTACTTGAACGGAGAACTCGACAACCCGCTTGCGGCATCACACATGGGTCTTATTTACGTTAATCCAGAAGGACCCAACAAGAACCCCGACCCGGTTCTCGCGGCCAAGGATATCCGCATCACCTTTGGTCGAATGGCCATGAATGATGAGGAGACTGTTGCCCTGATTGCTGGTGGACACACGTTCGGAAAGACGCACGGCGCGGGCCCTGCAACCCATCTCGGCAAAGAACCACATGGTGCGGGTATTGAGTTACAAGGCCTAGGCTGGGAGAGCGGCTTCGAGTCTGGGACCGGGCGACATGCTATCACCAGCGGTCTGGAGGTGATCTGGACCAAGACCCCTACCAAGTGGAGCAACCAGTTCTTTGAGTACCTGTTCAAGTACGACTGGGAGCTCACCAAGAGTCCTGCTGGTGCCCACCAGTATGTGGCAAAGGGAGTCGAGCCCTTCATCCCGGATCCGTTCGACCCCAGCATTAAGCACCCGCCCAGGATGCTGACAACTGACCTGTCACTCCGCTACGATCCGGAGTACGAGAAGATCTCGCGTCGTTTCCTCGAGAACCCGGACCAGTTTGCTGATGCGTTTGCACGCGCCTGGTTCAAGCTTACTCACCGTGATGTCGGTCCTCGAGTCCTCTACCAGGGGCCAGAAGTACCATCTGAGGTCCTCATTTGGCAGGACCCTGTGCCGCCACTGGACCACCCCGTCATCGACAATGATGACATCGCcactttgaagaaggcaaTCCTAAACAGCGGGATAAGCCATACTGATCTCTTTTCCACCGCTTGGGCCTCAGCTTCGACCTTCCGTGGAAGTGACAAGCGCGGTGGCGCCAATGGTGCTCGCATCCGTCTGAGCCCGCAAAAGAACTGGAAGGTTAACAGCCAGCCGTGGCTGAGCGAATCCCTGGCAGCACTTGAAAAGATTCAGAAGCAGTTCAACGACGCACAGTCCACCGACAAGCGCGTCTCCTTGGCCGATTTGATCGTGCTTGCCGGAGCTGCTTCTCTGGAGAAGGCTGCCCGCGATGCTGGCCACAATGTCTCCGTCTCCTTCACACCCGGTAGAACAGATGCTACCCAGGAGCAGACCGATGTGGACTCGTTTAACAACCTGGAGCCCATTGCCGATGGCTTCCGCAATTACGGCCGAGGAACGCCTCGTGTGCTCACCGAGGACTTCCTCATTGACAAGGCGCAGCTGCTCAACCTCTCTCCTCCAGAGCTCACCGTCCTTATCGGCGGTCTGCGTGTGCTGAACAACAACTACGACCGTTCCAACCTCGGTGTCTTCACCAAACGCCCCGGCCAACTCACCAAcgacttcttcgtcaacctACTGGACATGGGTGTTCAGTGGAAGCCGGCAGATGACACCAACGAAATATTCATTGGCAGCGACCGTAAGACTGGCCAGGCAAGATGGAAGGCTTCTCGGGCGGATCTCGTGTTTGGTTCTCACGCTGAACTGCGTGCGATCTCTGAGGTATATGGCAGCTCTGACGGAGAAGCCAAGTTCGTCAAGGACTTTGTGGCAGCATGGGAGAAGGTGTCGAACCTGGATCGATTTGATCTCAAACAGACTGGGCTTGCTCAACGTATCAAGCCTCAGTTGTAG
- a CDS encoding pyrroline-5-carboxylate reductase pcrA (transcript_id=CADANIAT00000041), with protein MPALQSSKLAFIGGGNMASAIIGGLLSQGINKQNITVSEPWEVNRNKIADLGVKTTTSNVVAGGEADLVIIAVKPQVTKAVCEELADAWSKRETLPVVVSIAAGITLGSLQQWLKTSDGRTTHLVRVMPNTPALVGEGASGLFASADVTAEEKELVNALLGSVSKATEWVDKEELIDVVTGLSGSGPAYFFAMVEHLIASATALGLPAEQATRLAAQTCLGAGKMLTESSDSPTQLRKNVTSPNGTTHAALETFNAQHFDQVVDKAVKAATSRAAELGNTLGK; from the exons ATGCCGGCACTTCAATCGAGCAAGCTCGCCTTCATTGGCGGTGGCAACATGGCGTCGGCAATCATCGGCGGTCTCCTCAGCCAAGGGATCAACAAGCAGAACATCACCGTGTCTGAGCCATGGGAGGTCAATCGCAACAAGATCGCCGACCTGGGTGTCAAAACTACCACTTCCAACGTCGTTGCCGGGGGTGAAGCAGACCTGGTCATTATCGCGGTCAAACCGCAGGTCACAAAGGCTGTGTGCGAAGAGCTGGCCGACGCCTGGTCCAAGCGTGAGACACTGCCGGTGGTAGTCAGCATTGCTGCCGGTATCACTCTGGGTAGTCTACAGCAGTGGCTCAAGACATCTGACGGCAGGACCACGCATCTGGTTCGCGTCATGCCGAACACACCTGCGCTTGTCGGAGAGGGTGCATCGGGCCTGTTCGCCAGCGCGGACGTGactgcggaggagaaggagcttgtCAACGCGCTTCTCGGCAGCGTCAGCAAGGCTACGGAATGGGTGGACAAGGAGGAATTGATCGATGTCGTCACTGGTCTTTCCG GGTCCGGACCTGCATACTTCTTCGCCATGGTCGAGCACCTGATCGCCAGTGCCACCGCGCTCGGCCTGCCGGCCGAGCAAGCCACGCGCCTGGCGGCCCAGACCTGTCTCGGAGCCGGAAAGATGCTGACCGAATCGTCCGACAGCCCTACGCAGCTGCGCAAGAACGTGACCAGCCCGAACGGAACGACGCACGCCGCTCTGGAGACCTTCAATGCGCAGCACTTTGACCAGGTTGTGGATAAGGCTGTGAAGGCGGCTACTTCCCGCGCGGCCGAATTGGGTAACACTCTTGGCAAATAG
- a CDS encoding uncharacterized protein (transcript_id=CADANIAT00000042), translating into MSHSFTTITNRAHELIARSPILSNLHQRSYNRSHLLKIALEATILALLIPAAYRDYQAYLALGPGGPPYNVVGWLCVKLFFNPLRREMFGTRIYDQKIAGGDDSGFLAEQELPPRKGERPAMAEFAVPQRQINQVPGRAIQEKLMAEYAAFLDRNAHLVDRVPSILERYTDAAHVCGRIQLTPIAREMRREICHVHGTSDHSVHVTLSPADCKRVIDAGWGQRFPLAGSSILRNVTFGRLGILPTEYLFIYAPRNEKEIEVVLRIIKASVQYVTGARDVR; encoded by the exons ATGTCGCACTCattcaccaccatcaccaacaGAGCCCACGAGCTGATCGCGAGATCGCCCATCCTCTCCAACCTGCACCAACGCAGCTATAAtcgctctcatcttctcaagaTTGCTCTCGAAGCAACGATCCTTGCTTTGCTCATCCCGGCCGCCTACCGCGACTATCAAGCGTATCTGGCGCTCGGGCCTGGGGGCCCGCCATATAATGTCGTCGGGTGGCTGTGTGTAAAATTATTCTTCAACCCGCTGAGGCGGGAGATGTTCGGCACCAGAATCTACGACCAGAAGATCGCAGGCGGCGATGATAGCGGGTTCCTGGCGGAGCAGGAGCTGCCGCCGCGCAAAGGAGAGCGACCGGCGATGGCGGAATTCGCCGTGCCCCAGAGGCAGATCAATCAGGTGCCCGGCAGAGCAATTCAAGAG AAATTGATGGCTGAATACGCCGCGTTCCTGGATCGCAATGCCCACCTCGTCGATCGGGTACCCTCAATCCTCGAGAGATATACCGATGCCGCGCATGTATGCGGCCGTATCCAGCTCACGCCGATTGCGCGAGAAATGAGGCGAGAGATCTGTCATGTCCACGGGACAAGCGATCACTCGGTGCATGTTACTCTGTCTCCAGCTGACT GTAAACGAGTCATCGACGCTGGCTGGGGCCAGAGATTCCCGCTCGCCGGCTCAAGCATCCTCAGGAATGTCACCTTCGGGAGGCTGGGAATCCTGCCTACCGAGTATTTGTTCATTTATGCGCCCAGAAACGAAAAGGAGATCGAGGTGGTGTTGAGGATTATTAAGGCGAGTGTGCAGTATGTGACGGGAGCCCGCGATGTGCGGTAG
- a CDS encoding phosphatidylserine decarboxylase (transcript_id=CADANIAT00000043) yields the protein MTGALIAHAPGVNEPAQAQFVPDLQGAANDYEPLVRALEIWVTSDLARKQSFDTAIRTAQSYNVPEMQRLESLDDYLQVINDLLRWVPAEAVRPRDLLLHTATMWFVLDQPSVVQYQGSNRPMIGAYNEPSPGLTWLSRWIVSFSNQFGRCMDTPASAAKLDTFRSNPAYRIDDYIEPHGGWKTFNEFFARQVKPSRRPIEGIADSMVVTSTADFKFVEMHRITAESTATIKGSSWTITQMLAGSPYKERFANGIWLHGRLNVEDYHRVHAPVAGTVLESQTIHGQSYMQIKSPSLGDPTGLTDNELTVINELGRYFCQSRGLVVIDTGFGLVAVVPVSTAILPSVILTVEVGTEMHKGEELGYFHFGGSDVVLIFEDQLNFSNGMEEGKQYQMGTRIGRFELSRE from the coding sequence ATGACTGGTGCCCTAATTGCTCACGCGCCCGGAGTGAATGAGCCTGCACAAGCCCAGTTCGTACCCGACCTTCAAGGGGCTGCGAATGACTACGAGCCTCTCGTGCGAGCACTCGAAATATGGGTCACCTCAGACCTAGCCCGCAAGCAGAGTTTCGATACCGCAATCCGAACGGCACAGTCCTATAATGTCCCAGAGATGCAGCGCTTAGAGAGTCTAGACGACTATTTACAGGTCATTaacgatcttcttcgctgggtCCCAGCTGAGGCGGTCCGACCCAGAGACCTTCTCTTGCACACGGCGACAATGTGGTTCGTACTCGACCAGCCGTCGGTAGTTCAGTACCAGGGCTCGAACCGGCCTATGATCGGCGCTTACAACGAGCCGTCGCCGGGTCTTACCTGGCTTTCACGGTGGATAGTTAGCTTCAGCAATCAGTTCGGCAGGTGTATGGATACACCGGCTTCTGCAGCAAAGCTGGACACGTTCAGGTCAAACCCTGCCTACCGCATCGATGACTATATCGAGCCCCACGGAGGATGGAAGACGTTCAACGAGTTCTTCGCGCGGCAGGTCAAGCCTAGTCGACGGCCTATTGAGGGCATTGCGGATAGCATGGTAGTAACGAGCACCGCGGATTTCAAGTTCGTAGAGATGCATCGTATCACGGCCGAGTCAACAGCGACAATCAAAGGATCTTCGTGGACAATCACACAAATGCTCGCGGGCTCACCTTATAAGGAGCGTTTTGCCAACGGGATATGGCTCCATGGCCGTCTAAATGTGGAAGACTATCATCGCGTGCACGCCCCTGTTGCTGGAACGGTCCTGGAATCACAGACGATCCATGGTCAAAGCTACATGCAGATCAAGTCTCCCTCGCTCGGCGATCCGACCGGTCTAACCGACAATGAACTGACTGTCATTAACGAACTGGGTCGTTACTTTTGCCAATCTAGGGGGCTGGTTGTTATAGACACCGGCTTCGGCTTGGTAGCGGTTGTGCCAGTTTCGACCGCGATTCTACCGTCCGTTATCCTTACGGTAGAGGTCGGGACCGAAATGCACAAGGGTGAGGAGCTGGGTTACTTCCACTTTGGAGGTTCCGATGTGGTTCTTATCTTTGAGGACCAGTTGAACTTCAGTAATGGtatggaggaggggaagcagTATCAGATGGGGACGCGGATTGGACGATTTGAACTATCTAGGGAATAG
- a CDS encoding uncharacterized protein (transcript_id=CADANIAT00000044) gives MKFPAAVALFSTISAVAAAYVGSPSAYTYTSVPEFEIEVSPNKTIIARGTIEQIREQALAHNPNWDEEYYAPAQKLAEERYQLVPAGADANSTGSTPSLEKRRAEDFDSLRITCGRPWHAVSYEGALKEALRLYGVKGTPQNGPGPGNCGRVGCSYGTAIIWCNDDTETKTLSSFDEIADGAFAIMQKCAHDKHGEGTKAQSTGSTAPDAATLN, from the exons ATGAAATTCCCCGCAGCTGTTGCCCTCTTCTCGACTATCTCCGCCGTG GCTGCCGCTTACGTCGGCTCTCCCTCGGCCTACACCTACACCTCGGTCCCCGAGTTCGAAATCGAAGTCTCCCCCAACAAGACGATCATAGCACGCGGCACAATCGAGCAGATCCGCGAGCAGGCCCTGGCGCACAACCCCAATTGGGATGAGGAGTACTACGCTCCCGCCCAGAAGCTCGCTGAAGAGCGATACCAACTCGTTCCAGCTGGCGCAGACGCCAACTCGACAGGGTCAACCCCCAGCCTTGAGAAACGCCGCGCCGAGGACTTTGACAGTCTTCGTATCACTTGTGGCAGGCCATGGCATGCTGTCTCATACGAGGGTGCGCTGAAGGAGGCGCTTCGTTTGTATGGTGTCAAGGGCACGCCACAAAATGGTCCCGGGCCGGGTAACTGTGGGCGTGTAGGCTGCTCGTACGGGACGGCGATAATTTGGTGTAATGAT GACACGGAGACGAAGACGCTCAGCAGCTTTGATGAGATTGCGGATGGGGCGTTTGCTATCATGCAGAAGTGCGCCCATGACAAGCATGGTGAGGGTACCAAG GCTCAGAGTACAGGATCGACTGCTCCAGATGCAGCTACACTAAATTAA
- a CDS encoding uncharacterized protein (transcript_id=CADANIAT00000045), which yields MRLTHCLCMLSLLATATATAYTNRSSMPRTVVTTDLEQDDLASLIRYLLYTNEIDTHGIIYSSSRYHWSGDGNGTRFFLPDREYETTQWTWRWTGTRTVQDIVLKAYAEVWPNLNIHDPFYPSPDELLAMVKIGNIDFEGEMEKDTEGSDFIRELLLDDSDSRTLYLQAWGGTNTIARALKSIEYEYSSSSTWNETRAAVSRKAVILASGFQDNTYVDYIAPNWPALRVEDFSAAYSLWAYNCEKGEGNTLGLPDNNVYFTGNWTKAYVQKGPLGSLYRSWLDGQRMPGDLLDVFGNLAWYAGTKQRCYPLEPYAFLSEGDNVVFNPLINTGLQDPANPALASWGGRSKQKSSSPDLWVLVDDEKNATGAADSEYTYTRWIAPIQNDFAARIQWTLEANYTRANHAPEVRILNGTYVSAPPGSTIILAGEVSDPDDDTVKTSWWQYLEEGTYEDSVEVTELAGHQASVAIPEDASKGQTISIILQGTDDGEFPLTRYARVFIHVG from the coding sequence ATGCGCCTCACTCACTGCTTGTGCATGCTCAGCCTGCTGGCCACCGCCACTGCGACGGCCTATACCAACCGCTCCTCCATGCCACGGACCGTAGTCACAACTGATCTCGAGCAAGACGACCTCGCCTCGCTGATCCGCTACCTCCTCTATACCAACGAGATTGACACCCATGGAATAATCTACTCATCAAGTCGATACCATTGGTCGGGCGATGGGAACGGGACTAGGTTCTTCCTGCCAGACCGCGAGTACGAGACAACGCAGTGGACATGGCGATGGACAGGCACGCGGACAGTGCAGGATATCGTGCTCAAAGCGTATGCAGAGGTGTGGCCGAACCTGAATATTCATGATCCGTTCTATCCGTCCCCGGACGAGTTGCTAGCTATGGTCAAAATTGGGAATATCGACTTCGAGggcgagatggagaaagacACAGAGGGTTCGGATTTCATTCGCGAGTTGCTGCTCGACGATTCAGATAGCAGGACGCTCTATCTACAAGCGTGGGGAGGAACGAATACCATTGCGCGTGCTCTCAAGTCTATCGAGTACGAGTACTCGAGCTCGAGCACATGGAACGAGACCCGAGCAGCCGTCTCTCGCAAGGCCGTGATCCTCGCCAGCGGATTCCAGGACAACACGTACGTCGATTATATCGCGCCCAACTGGCCAGCCCTGCGCGTCGAGGACTTTAGCGCCGCATACTCACTCTGGGCTTACAACtgcgagaagggagagggtAACACCCTCGGTCTCCCGGACAACAATGTCTACTTCACGGGGAACTGGACCAAGGCTTACGTGCAAAAGGGGCCGCTGGGGAGCCTCTACCGCTCCTGGCTTGATGGGCAGCGCATGCCAGGCGACCTCCTCGACGTCTTTGGCAACCTCGCCTGGTATGCGGGCACCAAGCAGAGATGTTATCCGCTAGAACCATACGCCTTCCTCTCCGAGGGGGACAACGTCGTCTTCAACCCGCTCATCAACACCGGCCTTCAGGACCCGGCGAATCCCGCGCTGGCTAGCTGGGGCGGCCGATCAAAGCAAAAGAGCAGCTCGCCAGATCTCTGGGTGCTCGTTGACGACGAGAAGAATGCGACCGGCGCTGCCGACAGCGAGTACACGTATACGCGGTGGATTGCACCAATCCAGAATGACTTTGCGGCACGAATCCAGTGGACGCTCGAGGCAAACTACACGCGGGCCAACCATGCGCCGGAAGTGCGGATCCTGAACGGGACGTACGTCAGCGCACCCCCCGGATCGACGATCATTCTGGCGGGCGAGGTCAGTGATCCGGACGATGACACGGTCAAGACGAGCTGGTGGCAGTATCTTGAGGAGGGAACCTACGAGGATAGTGTAGAGGTAACCGAGCTCGCCGGTCACCAGGCGAGTGTCGCTATTCCAGAGGACGCGAGCAAGGGCCAGACGATCTCGATCATCTTGCAGGGAACAGACGACGGGGAGTTTCCGTTGACGAGGTATGCTCGGGTGTTTATCCATGTGGGATAG